The following proteins come from a genomic window of Oncorhynchus masou masou isolate Uvic2021 chromosome 25, UVic_Omas_1.1, whole genome shotgun sequence:
- the LOC135513755 gene encoding uncharacterized protein LOC135513755 — translation MASLSLSLGLLVLCTLALVHCDLYDGHVRVWGLSASNLKGDFISQPDPYVKVWCGPAFGGMSSILKNQANPTWPGEFNFVDIIRKSVLKLEVWDNNVGPDHRLGTCTTTIRPGTHTETCHLKRGTVYYTYSYDYSH, via the exons atggcctctctctctctgtccctgggacTGCTGGTGCTCTGCACCCTGGCTCTTGtacactgtgacctgtatgacGGCCACGTCAGAGTGTGGGGCCTTAGTGCCTCCAATCTGAAAGGAGACTTCATCTCCCAGCCAGACCCCTACGTCAAG GTGTGGTGCGGCCCAGCCTTCGGTGGCATGAGCAGCATTCTGAAGAACCAGGCCAACCCCACCTGGCCCGGCGAGTTCAACTTCGTAGACATCATCCGCAAGTCTGTCCTGAAGCTGGAG gtgtGGGATAATAACGTCGGACCAGATCACCGCCTGGGAACCTGCACCACCACCATCCGCCCAGGAACACACACTGAGACCTGCCACCTGAAGAGAGGCACCGTCTACTACACCTACAGCTACGACTACAGTCACTAG